A stretch of the Thermoanaerobaculia bacterium genome encodes the following:
- a CDS encoding transposase: MARRLRYIPPGGALVEVTCRTIQGRLLLRPSAGLNDVIRGVLARAARRSEVPIHAPAFLSNHYHLLLTVTDAQQLAEFMNYLNSNLAREAGRLARWREKFWGGRFQAVIVSDEEEAQVARLSYVLAQGVKEGLVASPFDWPGVHCAQALTEGTPLSGRWHDRTLESGARRKGIPIEPEAFMEHEELQLTPLPCWESIPPEEYRARVLQLIDAIEHDARRLQEETGKAPLGADAVCRQNPHHEPNRIKKGPAPLVHAVAPAVRRSLRKAYFAFRKAYRYAAHRLRAGATDFEFPVGAFPPRLPIRLAARTG, encoded by the coding sequence ATGGCAAGAAGACTGAGATACATCCCGCCCGGAGGAGCGCTTGTCGAGGTCACCTGTCGGACGATCCAGGGCCGCCTGCTCCTGCGTCCTTCGGCGGGCCTCAACGACGTCATCCGGGGCGTCCTCGCCCGCGCTGCCCGCCGGTCAGAGGTTCCGATCCACGCCCCGGCTTTCCTCTCCAACCACTACCACCTTCTCCTGACCGTCACCGACGCCCAGCAGCTCGCCGAGTTCATGAACTACCTCAACTCGAATCTCGCCCGGGAGGCCGGCCGCCTCGCGCGCTGGCGCGAGAAGTTCTGGGGCGGGCGCTTCCAGGCGGTCATCGTCTCCGACGAGGAAGAGGCCCAGGTGGCCCGGCTTTCGTACGTCCTTGCGCAAGGCGTCAAGGAAGGTCTCGTCGCTTCGCCGTTCGACTGGCCTGGGGTCCATTGCGCCCAAGCCCTGACCGAGGGGACGCCTCTCTCTGGCCGCTGGCACGACCGGACCCTCGAGTCCGGGGCACGGCGCAAGGGGATTCCGATCGAGCCAGAGGCCTTCATGGAGCATGAGGAGCTCCAGCTCACGCCCCTTCCGTGCTGGGAATCGATCCCCCCGGAGGAGTATCGAGCTCGCGTCCTTCAACTGATCGACGCCATCGAGCATGACGCCCGACGGCTGCAGGAAGAAACCGGGAAGGCGCCGCTCGGAGCCGACGCCGTCTGCCGGCAGAATCCTCATCACGAGCCGAACCGGATCAAGAAGGGCCCAGCCCCCCTGGTGCATGCCGTGGCTCCGGCCGTGCGTCGCAGCCTCCGCAAAGCCTACTTCGCCTTCCGCAAGGCCTATCGATACGCCGCGCACCGGCTTCGGGCGGGCGCGACGGATTTCGAGTTCCCCGTAGGTGCGTTCCCTCCGCGGCTTCCGATTCGACTGGCCGCCCGAACCGGTTAG
- a CDS encoding MBL fold metallo-hydrolase: MILEMLTVGPLAENCYLIGAAGAAGGGRCAVVDPGAESDRIFAAIERRGLTPERILLTHGHVDHIAHCAHVAERFGIGLWIHRDDLPYLERPQWPELEAFLRARPCPAPSGWLEEGTDVEVAGLALQVLHTPGHTPGGVCLIDEASREILVGDTIFCRGVGRTDLPGGDGAQLARSIREKLFQLGGDYRLFPGHGPETGLDEERRENPFVGAAVAAPAW; this comes from the coding sequence GTGATCCTGGAGATGCTCACCGTCGGCCCACTGGCCGAGAACTGCTACCTCATCGGGGCCGCAGGCGCCGCCGGAGGCGGCCGCTGCGCCGTCGTCGATCCCGGCGCCGAGAGCGACCGGATTTTCGCCGCCATCGAGCGCCGGGGTCTCACCCCGGAGCGCATCCTCCTGACCCACGGCCACGTCGATCACATCGCCCACTGCGCCCATGTCGCGGAGCGCTTCGGCATCGGCCTCTGGATCCATCGCGACGATCTGCCTTATCTCGAGCGCCCGCAGTGGCCGGAGCTCGAGGCTTTTCTCCGGGCACGCCCTTGTCCGGCGCCGTCGGGCTGGCTCGAAGAGGGCACCGACGTCGAGGTCGCGGGCCTCGCGCTGCAGGTGCTCCACACCCCCGGCCATACCCCCGGCGGCGTCTGCCTGATCGACGAGGCCAGTCGGGAGATTCTGGTCGGCGACACGATCTTCTGCCGCGGCGTCGGACGCACCGATCTCCCCGGCGGTGACGGCGCCCAGCTCGCCCGTTCGATCCGCGAGAAGCTCTTCCAGCTCGGCGGCGACTATCGGCTCTTTCCCGGGCACGGCCCCGAGACCGGGCTCGACGAGGAGCGGCGCGAGAATCCGTTCGTCGGCGCGGCGGTGGCCGCCCCGGCATGGTGA
- the xerD gene encoding site-specific tyrosine recombinase XerD — translation MVNPPVPWRRRLDLWLDALAFERGLSPQTVAAYRSDLVRLGDWLDRQKGKGAGTDLVTADPAAIAAHLRWLHGQEISPRSARRAMAAMHGFYRDLVEAGERRDDPVENLEAPRLFKRLPKVLSEEEVERLLAAPDLATPAGVRDRAMLELLYATGLRVSELVGLRLPQIDLKGGYLLAFGKGSKERVVPVGEEAERFLARYLTELRPKLARGRHDAVFVNLRGAPMTRQGFWKILKAWGLRAGIDRPISPHVLRHSFATHLLEHGADLRAVQAMLGHSDIATTEIYTHIHQERLRGAYDRFHPRA, via the coding sequence ATGGTGAATCCGCCGGTCCCCTGGCGGCGGCGTCTCGATCTCTGGCTCGACGCGCTCGCCTTCGAGCGCGGGCTTTCCCCCCAGACAGTGGCGGCCTATCGCAGCGATCTCGTGCGTCTGGGGGACTGGCTCGATCGGCAGAAGGGCAAGGGCGCGGGGACGGACCTGGTCACCGCCGACCCGGCGGCGATCGCCGCCCATCTGCGCTGGCTGCACGGCCAGGAGATCAGCCCGCGCTCGGCGCGCCGGGCGATGGCGGCGATGCACGGCTTCTACCGCGATCTGGTCGAAGCGGGTGAGCGCCGCGACGATCCGGTGGAGAATCTGGAGGCGCCGCGGTTGTTCAAGCGTCTGCCCAAAGTGCTGTCGGAGGAGGAGGTCGAGCGCCTCCTCGCGGCGCCCGACCTCGCCACCCCGGCGGGAGTGCGCGACCGTGCGATGCTGGAGCTCCTCTACGCCACGGGCCTGCGGGTGTCGGAGCTCGTCGGTCTGCGGCTGCCGCAGATCGACCTCAAGGGCGGGTACCTCCTCGCCTTCGGCAAGGGCTCGAAAGAGCGCGTGGTGCCGGTGGGGGAGGAGGCGGAGCGTTTTCTCGCCCGCTACCTGACGGAGCTCCGCCCGAAGTTGGCGCGCGGCCGCCACGACGCGGTGTTCGTGAATCTGCGCGGTGCGCCGATGACCCGGCAGGGGTTCTGGAAGATCCTCAAGGCCTGGGGCCTGCGCGCCGGCATCGACCGGCCGATCTCGCCGCATGTCCTGCGCCACAGCTTCGCGACCCATCTGCTCGAGCACGGCGCCGATCTGCGCGCCGTCCAGGCGATGCTCGGCCACTCCGACATCGCGACGACGGAGATCTACACCCACATCCACCAGGAGCGCCTGCGCGGCGCCTATGACCGTTTTCACCCGCGTGCGTAA
- the nuoB gene encoding NADH-quinone oxidoreductase subunit NuoB produces MATNDEIPIQGESWVTTRLDTIAEWAQRHSFWPLPFGTACCAIEFMSTVSSHYDMARFGYEVVRFSPRQSDLMIVAGTITDKMGPVLKRIYDQMPDPKWVVSMGACACSGGFYRAYHVMQGIDEIIPVDVYVPGCPPSPEGLIYGILQVKEKVARDRKAKNLKGRGKVAGASSDAA; encoded by the coding sequence ATGGCCACGAACGACGAGATTCCGATTCAGGGCGAATCCTGGGTGACGACGCGGCTCGACACGATCGCCGAGTGGGCGCAGCGGCATTCTTTCTGGCCGCTTCCCTTCGGCACGGCCTGCTGCGCCATCGAGTTCATGAGCACCGTTTCGAGCCACTATGACATGGCGAGATTCGGTTACGAAGTCGTGCGCTTCTCTCCCCGGCAGAGCGATCTCATGATCGTCGCGGGCACGATCACCGACAAGATGGGGCCGGTCCTGAAGCGCATCTACGACCAGATGCCGGATCCCAAATGGGTGGTCTCGATGGGCGCCTGCGCCTGCTCCGGCGGCTTCTACCGCGCGTACCACGTCATGCAGGGCATCGACGAGATCATTCCGGTCGATGTCTACGTTCCGGGCTGCCCGCCCTCTCCCGAAGGCCTGATCTACGGAATCCTCCAGGTCAAGGAGAAGGTCGCGCGCGATCGCAAGGCCAAGAATCTGAAGGGGAGGGGGAAGGTTGCCGGTGCCAGCTCAGACGCTGCTTGA
- a CDS encoding lytic transglycosylase domain-containing protein, translating into MTVFTRVRKIVVTAMPESARCRAFLRPLGLALCAFALARAVPAHLVILTDGSVIKAEGYVVDEQGAVLTFAKGGSMRLPLLRVERVVDDEVVPEPEKAAEVLEATAYDFPVRFTEGDKAPATAYSELIFAAARKHKVNPHLIAAVIRAESAFNPRALSPKGARGLMQLMPATAKRYGVRTGELFQPERNIEAGVRYLSFLTDRFAGDLPRILAGYNAGEGSVDRYGGVPPYRETQGYVRRILGYLGLETATLASLAREGTPQLPSSHP; encoded by the coding sequence ATGACCGTTTTCACCCGCGTGCGTAAGATAGTCGTGACCGCGATGCCGGAATCCGCGCGCTGCCGTGCCTTTCTGCGCCCCCTCGGGCTCGCGCTCTGCGCGTTCGCCCTGGCGCGCGCGGTACCGGCGCACCTCGTCATCCTGACCGATGGCTCGGTGATCAAGGCCGAAGGCTATGTGGTCGATGAGCAGGGGGCGGTTCTGACGTTCGCCAAGGGCGGCTCGATGCGCCTGCCGCTGCTGCGGGTGGAGCGCGTGGTGGACGACGAGGTCGTCCCCGAGCCGGAGAAGGCGGCCGAGGTCCTCGAGGCGACGGCGTATGACTTCCCGGTGCGCTTCACGGAGGGGGACAAGGCGCCCGCGACCGCCTACAGCGAGCTCATCTTCGCCGCCGCCCGCAAGCACAAGGTCAATCCCCACCTGATCGCGGCGGTGATCCGCGCCGAGTCGGCGTTCAATCCCCGGGCGCTCTCTCCGAAAGGGGCCCGTGGCCTCATGCAGCTCATGCCGGCGACCGCCAAGCGCTACGGCGTGCGGACCGGCGAGCTCTTCCAGCCGGAACGAAACATCGAAGCGGGGGTACGCTACCTGTCGTTCCTCACCGACCGCTTCGCCGGCGACCTGCCGCGGATCCTCGCCGGCTACAACGCCGGCGAAGGCTCCGTCGACCGCTACGGCGGCGTCCCGCCCTACCGCGAGACTCAGGGCTACGTCCGCCGCATCCTCGGCTACCTCGGCCTCGAGACCGCCACCCTCGCGAGCCTCGCCCGAGAAGGCACTCCGCAGCTGCCGTCCAGCCACCCTTAG
- a CDS encoding SpoIIE family protein phosphatase, with protein MPRASRTLTQTTLLISGLLFVLLRGLAMALDSGVLRTLSKLALACLVLVATVWAFRVLWRRFFWRVGRRLAFSYFTVGVLPMAMLALIFLLAAYLFGGFLLGHLYRDALDNLRGELGVAAQARLSEIRLRKDVPPESSGPLAFAEYRNGRKISGGAEAPLTWPAWIEEGLEKESGPPPFVALSDGRLSAAAVARAEERGVLVYFGGDLDSELRRRTRTWVELLRDDDPRRKTTRLQIFGLEIRLGGLDRTPEQSAEYYQLNPPAEAGEPRFYEKPSILWLESTGALPLLSTGERVAEGVGAALASSPPSLFRAMLETSAEVDSKAWIALLGVAVLFAEIYLVAAAVAIFMIFGLSRAVNRLSSATEAIARGDFSTRIPVRRKDQLGDLQRSFNEMSEHLEELVQTAAQKEVLDKELALARQVQQDLLPAAIDERPGVEFSTFFEPSAAIGGDYFDILTAGHGRVAVVIADVAGHGLAAGLRMALVKSALTLLVEDRVAAPAILARLHRLLRSKPGERSFVTASLSLFDPATGAFELTNAGHPPAYVVRAAGGVEEILVPGMPLGAIGHLAAPPGEAAGNLAPGDALVWLSDGLIECVNAAGEQLGYDRIRQHLAGPPASAETVRNRLLDAVRRHTGGLPADDDRTLVVMVYRAAVSSSKSTPTAS; from the coding sequence GTGCCGCGCGCCTCGCGAACCCTCACTCAGACCACCCTCCTCATCTCGGGGCTGTTGTTCGTCCTGCTCCGCGGACTGGCGATGGCGCTGGACTCGGGGGTGCTCAGGACCCTCTCGAAGCTGGCGCTCGCCTGCCTGGTCCTCGTGGCGACGGTCTGGGCCTTCCGGGTGCTCTGGCGGCGGTTCTTCTGGCGCGTCGGACGCCGGCTGGCCTTCTCCTACTTCACGGTCGGCGTCCTGCCAATGGCGATGCTGGCCCTGATCTTCCTGCTCGCCGCCTACCTCTTCGGCGGTTTCCTCCTGGGCCATCTCTACCGTGATGCGCTCGACAATCTCCGGGGTGAGCTCGGCGTCGCCGCACAAGCCCGGCTCTCCGAGATCCGCCTCCGCAAGGACGTCCCGCCGGAGAGCTCCGGACCGCTCGCCTTCGCGGAGTACCGCAACGGACGCAAGATCTCCGGCGGAGCGGAGGCGCCGCTCACATGGCCCGCCTGGATCGAGGAAGGTCTCGAGAAGGAGTCGGGCCCGCCGCCTTTCGTCGCCCTCTCCGACGGCCGCCTCTCGGCCGCCGCCGTGGCGCGCGCCGAGGAGCGCGGCGTGCTGGTCTATTTCGGGGGCGACCTCGACTCGGAGCTGCGTCGCCGCACCCGGACCTGGGTGGAGCTCCTGCGCGACGACGATCCGCGGCGAAAGACCACCCGCCTGCAGATCTTCGGGCTGGAGATACGCCTGGGCGGGCTCGATCGCACACCGGAGCAGAGCGCTGAGTACTACCAGCTCAATCCCCCGGCGGAGGCCGGCGAGCCGCGCTTCTACGAGAAGCCGTCGATCCTCTGGCTGGAATCGACCGGCGCCCTGCCGCTCCTTTCGACCGGCGAGCGCGTCGCCGAGGGCGTCGGCGCCGCCCTGGCGAGCAGCCCGCCCAGCCTCTTCCGCGCCATGCTCGAGACCTCGGCCGAGGTCGACTCGAAAGCCTGGATCGCGCTCCTCGGGGTCGCGGTGCTCTTCGCCGAGATCTACCTCGTCGCCGCGGCCGTCGCGATCTTCATGATCTTCGGCCTCTCTCGCGCGGTGAACCGGCTGTCGAGCGCAACCGAGGCGATCGCCCGCGGCGACTTCTCCACCCGTATCCCGGTGCGGCGGAAGGACCAGTTGGGCGACCTCCAGCGCTCCTTCAACGAGATGTCCGAGCATCTCGAGGAGCTCGTCCAGACCGCGGCGCAGAAGGAGGTCCTGGACAAAGAGCTGGCGCTCGCCCGCCAGGTCCAGCAGGACCTCCTGCCGGCCGCCATCGACGAGCGCCCGGGGGTCGAGTTCTCGACCTTCTTCGAGCCCAGCGCGGCGATCGGCGGTGATTACTTCGACATCCTCACTGCGGGTCACGGCCGGGTCGCCGTCGTGATCGCCGACGTCGCCGGGCACGGCCTCGCCGCCGGTCTGCGCATGGCGCTGGTCAAGTCGGCGCTCACCCTCCTCGTCGAGGACCGGGTCGCCGCACCAGCGATCCTGGCGCGCTTGCATCGGCTGCTGCGCAGCAAGCCCGGTGAGCGCAGCTTCGTGACCGCAAGCCTCTCGCTGTTCGATCCAGCGACTGGCGCCTTCGAGCTGACCAACGCGGGCCACCCCCCCGCCTACGTCGTGCGGGCGGCGGGCGGCGTCGAGGAGATCCTGGTGCCCGGCATGCCGCTGGGTGCGATCGGTCACCTCGCGGCGCCGCCCGGCGAGGCGGCCGGCAACCTCGCGCCAGGCGACGCGCTGGTCTGGCTCTCGGACGGCCTGATCGAATGCGTGAACGCCGCCGGCGAGCAGCTGGGCTACGACCGCATCCGCCAGCACCTCGCCGGACCTCCGGCGAGCGCCGAGACCGTTCGCAACCGCCTGCTCGACGCCGTCCGCCGCCACACCGGCGGCCTCCCCGCCGACGACGACCGCACCCTGGTGGTCATGGTCTACCGCGCGGCGGTGAGCAGCTCGAAGTCGACGCCCACGGCCTCATAG
- a CDS encoding PIN domain-containing protein, whose translation QSGAEGWRGRLWKSGGTSTGALLPHFYLQTADSETRLAPQPRWHLSPSAEFLVAEFGHELLLLPANAHRDLIELAARKGLAGGAIYDALVAATALHARATLLTRDRRAASTYEAVGVDFELLTAAR comes from the coding sequence GCAATCTGGCGCCGAAGGCTGGAGAGGCCGTCTTTGGAAATCGGGTGGCACTTCTACCGGGGCACTTCTACCGCACTTCTACCTCCAAACCGCCGACAGTGAAACTCGGCTGGCACCTCAGCCCCGCTGGCACCTCAGCCCCTCAGCCGAATTTCTTGTGGCGGAGTTCGGCCACGAGCTGCTCCTGCTCCCGGCGAACGCCCATCGCGACCTGATCGAGCTCGCGGCGCGGAAAGGGCTCGCCGGCGGCGCGATCTACGACGCTCTGGTTGCCGCGACCGCGCTCCATGCGCGCGCGACGCTCCTGACTCGTGACCGTCGCGCCGCTTCGACCTATGAGGCCGTGGGCGTCGACTTCGAGCTGCTCACCGCCGCGCGGTAG